The window GCTAGAAATATTCCGGTTATCGTAGAATATTACGATGGCTCCTACGATGGCATTCTCGACGGGAAAGGGTGCCGTGAAAATGATACTCAGTTATTTCTCGAGCGTACCTGTTCGGAATTGGGCTTCTACTATCGCGATTGCACTCAAAACTTGTATGATTACGCCGCGGGATCGCAGAAGCCCTTCCGCGAGATCTTCTGGTTGAAAAGTCGCGACCCCCATCCATCGAGAACCGCTCATCGCCTCATTGCTGAATGCCTCAAGGATTTCATCCTGGCACACGAACTCGCCCGCTCCCACAGCTAAGGCTGATTAACGCAGTCGGGCGGGCGCTGTCCCCGCAGCATCGCGACGAGGTTCATGGCCGCCAGTTCGGTCATTCGCGACCGTGTCTCGAAACTCGCGCTCCCGATATGGGGGAGCAGCACCGCGTTGTCCAGCTCCCTCAGCCCCTCGCACAGCCGCGGCTCTCCCTCATAGACGTCGAGCCCCGCACCCGCGATCCGCTTCTCTCGCAGCGCCCGCACCAGCGCGGTCTCGTCGATGGCGGCCCCCCGGGAGGTATTGATGAGAAATGCCCCGCGCTTCATCAGGGCGAGTTCCCGTTCGCCGATGAGGTGGCGGGTCTCAGGGGTGAGCGGCACGTGCAGTGAAACGAAATCCGACTCCCGCAGGAGGCGATCGAGGTCAGCGCGCGCCGCGCCGAGATCCCTCTCGAGCCCGTCGTTGCGCTCCGGCGAGCAGTAGAGGATTCTCATCCGGAAACCGCGGGCACGCTCGGCGACCGCCGTCCCGATTCTCCCCGCACCCACGATGCCGAGCGTCTTCCCATGCACATCCGC is drawn from Candidatus Auribacterota bacterium and contains these coding sequences:
- a CDS encoding D-glycerate dehydrogenase, whose translation is MEPRAFISQPIPFAGLELLRREGISFEINEDNRVLPKSELISRLEGKEGLLCLLTDRIDTVVIEAATCLRGIANCAVGYDNIDLEAAARRGVVVSNTPGVLTETTADLTWSLILAVARRLAEADRFTRAGFFKGWGIMLMLGADVHGKTLGIVGAGRIGTAVAERARGFRMRILYCSPERNDGLERDLGAARADLDRLLRESDFVSLHVPLTPETRHLIGERELALMKRGAFLINTSRGAAIDETALVRALREKRIAGAGLDVYEGEPRLCEGLRELDNAVLLPHIGSASFETRSRMTELAAMNLVAMLRGQRPPDCVNQP